Within the Telopea speciosissima isolate NSW1024214 ecotype Mountain lineage chromosome 4, Tspe_v1, whole genome shotgun sequence genome, the region TTAGTGCCTACTAATCGAGTACCAAAACATTATGAGCTTATGAGCTCTCCCGGCTCAACTTGGAAAGCCGATGGCTAAAGTATTTTAATAACATAAAAGGTGTTAAGAGGTGGTTTAAGAATTAGGCtcatgttctctatgccgcagcgcaacctgcgcccagacacatgggcctaccactcaggggggcaagaTGGTCATTGTGCCATCCctatgtgtttgggcgcagcccGCACCCCtagcacaaagaacattctcccattatatcatttgtcttttaattactttAACTTGCCATTTgacctactactactacttctaCAAGTCAAAATCCCTATCCAAAAAACCACTAAAAATCAAATTGTGGGGTTCTTAAGATCTTCGAGCACAAAGCTGTTCGAATATGTTTAAGAATAGGGTAATTTACGAAACACCTCTTGAAAATGGAACGCATCTCAAGTCAtcccctcttatttgaaaatactcatctgtCCCCCTCTACATTAACGGTGTTATCTTAAGtcaaaccaaaaagtgaaaTATTATATTTAACCTTAACCCATCCTTTTGTAATCCAACCCAACCAACCCTAACTATGGTTTCAAACCCtactctccatctctctctctctctctctctctctctctctctctctctctctctctctctctctcttttgtaacTCTCGGAGACGGCAGCGGCGGTGACCCAACCATCCTCTCTCGCTGCGGAGACGAGTAGGTTAATGGAGGGAGACGTCATGACAGGGGCTTTGGTGGAGAAGGAGCGGTTCTGTAAACCTGTAAGAAACTCTGCATTTACCAACTAGGGTTTTGAAACTGTGCATTTACCGACTCTGCTAGAGCGCTCAAATTCCATTCTTACTTCATCCATTAAATCTGACCCAAAGGTACGAAACTGAcaaaactctctctcttttgtaacTCTCGGAGACGGCAGCGGCGGTGACCCAACCATCCTCTCTCGCTGCGGAGACGAGTAGGTTAATGGAGGGAGACGTCATGACAGGGGCTTTGGTGGAGAAGGAGCGGTTCTGTAAACCTGTAAGAAACTCTGCATTTACCAACTAGGGTTTTGAAACTGTGCATTTACCGACTCTGCTAGAGCGCTCAAATTCCATTCTTACTTCATCCATTAAATCTGACCCAAAGGTACGAAACTGACAAAACTGccaatttaaaatattttcttacaGAGAAGAGAAtctgaaataataataataataataataataatagaggATTAATAGGGTCGAAGCTCCTGCAATCGTTTGTTTGCTTCCGTGAACTTGAGctatcatcattttttttttcctccaaagTCCAATGATGTGCATGGAAGACCAAAGTGGAAAAAGCTTTTACAATTCCATTGTTGTTAACCAAGAGATAAGAGATCTCAAATTCCATGATTAGGATTTCAGAGAGGAATAAAGAGAAATGCTAGGGTTTTCCACTTGGCCTGCATTAGTTACCATTCAAAATCAATCATGTCTTGCTAAACTTTGATGCTTTGATCTGATCAATCAGAGACAGGTATACGAAGATTGAGTTGCAAGTCATGAGGAAGAAGATCAATTTGAGGGGTTTTTAGATTTCAAGGGTAATATAGTAACTATAtactggtcaagggtagtttagggttttaaataaatttaatttaactagctgacttcatcaatggacagcataaaactaatgataAGGACTAATCTATAATATAGGACTCTAAAACAGGGGGTGTTCTAAGTATGttcaaataagagggggtgactTGAGATTCGTTCTATTTTCAGAGGGTGTTttgtaaattacccttaagaATATCCCAATAACttggatcctctgctgctgCCTGCCCGTGCGGCTGGCAAGCAGCCTCACacaggattttttttccccccaatATTCCCCAACCCTTGTTTAGtgaaatatttaataattaattaagggaTATAGTTATCTgcccaggagtgtggcctatgtcagcactctcatgagtcaatctctctcctccccatatgaaaagacacctctgcccccttgttttgaggaggagagagataggcacatgggagtgctagcgtaggccacactcccggacaaagaactacttcccattaATTAAATAGCTATTTCATGATCATCACTTACCTGAATTGGTTAGCACCAGGTAGGAGAAGAGTCTGATCACCACCTTCCTCATCATCAACAGTGACCACCGTTGGTGGAGTGGCTCGCCAATTCTTTGCTGCAGAAACAAATACTTGTGCAATTCGTCTGAATGGATTATCATTATCAACACTGAAACTATAGCGATAAGTGTTGGTTCCAAGCAAGAAAACTGCAAGTGCAACTATCATGCAAACACATggaattccaaatccaaaacccCAATTCAAGTTGTCTTGAATGTATGTTAAGATCAAGTTGGTGCACAAAATACCACTAAACAATCCAAAAAACCACCAGTTAAAGAAAGAGCTCTTGGACTTGCTTTCCTCTGGATGTTGCCCATCAAATTGATCTGCACCAAAAGCTTGTACGCATGGCTTGTGCCCACCTTGCGCAAGCGCCACTATatacagagaagagaagaagaagatgatttggtatTGAGGAGGACGACAAGATGTCGTGCTAGtgctgttgttgttattgttgtcgCAACTAGATGGAATGAAAGAAGGAAGCACCGCCGATAATGTTAATAAGCTCAATCCCTACAAAACAAGCACATTCTGATCATGTCAAACTTGGATGGAGGAAAGGACTAATGGAAAAAACTCGCTACATGGTGGACCATATGATTGAGTTTGGTTTAAAAGCTTGACAAATGTTCTATATGCATGATCCTATCTATTAATCCAATGATAAAATTGTCACCACTTGTCCTTTATTAATTTGAAGCTGAAAATGGAAGGGAAGAAAGCCCTAGATGGAGGTCACATAGTTGACATTGGCCAAAAATATGAATGGTATATAATCCATGGGAGGCAGCATCTGCCCTTGATCATGTGGCACGAATAGCCTCCCAATTAAACAATCTTCTCTAGAGCATTGTTGAAAAATTAGgttttttgactcgactcgcTCTCAACAAAATATTATGAATCGGGCAAAACAAACATGGTCAAAGTGaatcatgtttttattttttttaataaatattttatatacatcattaaaaatataaaatcaaataatcccaaattgATGAATTGTGGTTTTTTAATCGATGTGGAAGACAAGGGTTACAATACATACAGGTGATTATAAACCATAACTAATATCTAAGGACTAGAAATGCAAAGGGAAATGACAAAACTCAATGAGTTTTGATTGATTCTAGTAAAAATACTGAGTCACAGAAAGCGACTTGAGAAGACTCacacaattttatttttttgtaaaaactAGGCGAGTCTTCACAAATCTTGACCAattattagtatttttttgggcaagagatgtCTACTTGATCGCATGGTCTCTATACAAGCGCCTGGGCCAATTAATGGGTGAGCATGCCTAGGTACCTACCTACAGAGCAGAGACGTCATCTCACGAtgcctgtgagagggcataggaaacaccaccaagtagagatctttttccctatgcTTTTTTTACCTTGACTTGAAATGAAGACTTGTTTTTCCATCAATGCTCTAGAGTTGAGTTCgacaaagaagaaattaaataaattgagTTCTCAATTTGTTCTAGCGTGTAATCCTCcaattgtttctattttaatctATTGATGTCTCTATCGTCAAGGAAAAGCTTGTAAGTCTACATAAAATACGTAAGAGGTAGGGACATGGATAGGTGAGGTGATAAAGCAAAAAAATTTGCTGCTACCCAGGTTGTGAACGAGGGGGGTGagtgttcacgtacgtgagcgtaAGTGAACAACTCACAATCGTTTAGATAGGATATTCTCACAAAATAGATTTCATCTGAACAGttgtgagttgttcacgtacgtgaacattccctgCACTCGTTGTGAACcaggtagcaggaacattcctacaTCCTGGGTAGCAGCCAAATTTCGTTTGGTGATAGAATAGGTAGTCTTTTAACAAAAAGATAGAATGGCTAGTAGTTTAGGAGTGCGGGGACAGATCTTgaccctccatggggtgtggaaTCCACCTCTGGTGTGTAGGGCCCACATCTCATGGACGGTCCAGATCTGTCCCCACAAGTTTCTACGTGGGGACTTGATCCAAACTCGTAGTTTTGTGCTAGCTAGCATGCATAATCGATGGAAATTTATCTTCTCAATTAAGTATGGTGCACTGTTAAGAATCTAACCGTAAAAACATAGGTAGTTGtgtctttttatcctctcaagtgttgggtggatgGTTGAATGCTTAAGTGAGGTGCACTGGGCAGTGCACCACatttgagaggatgaaaatccataATTGATGGAAAGatgaaattctttttttttttaggaaataaAATGGCCACCCACAACCCACCcacatgaaaggcaaaaattccTCTCCTATGATGCCAATGTacgcattctcattggcccctgtgcACATACAATGACCACGCTACTCAACAGAGAGTGGAcataactcctctcaggttctctgccCGGTCAGGTTGTAGGTTCTTGTCATAGGGGATCGAAAATGATgaccttaccccctgcccgaacacactacccgggtggggtgaggtcgtcatttccgccctcccTATGACAGGAACGTACAAACCTGACCGGGCAatgaacctgagaggagaaaaattcgaCTCGCACAAGGGCCATGCTACTCCAGAGAGAACACCGACCCTCTTACCACTTTTTATTAGACAAACAACAATCCGAGCTAGAAATTAATTAACATTTGAtctgagtgagagagagagagagagtcgaacCAAAACATAAAGGAGAGAAGCGAAGAGAATAGTTCGGTATCGACCGAGATACCCATCGGCAACAAAAGCTCCCAAGAGAGGGAGCATAGAAGCTACTCCTGACCAGGTATTGACGTTGACGGTGGCAGTTACCGTCGACTGCTGTAGTGGTCCGGTCAAGTAGGTTATGAGGTTACCACCAATCCCACAATAAGAAAACCTCTCCGCTACCTCCACTCCAATGATGAAAAGAGCAGATCTCCATCTGCCGGTCTTTGATCGAATCGCCGGGCCGCCTTTGTGGTCGACGGCACCTTCAACGGTGTCACTTAGGAGGGGAGTAGTGTCCATTACTGATGATGAAGCTACGTACTACAACAACCAAAGCCTTTCTACTCTACTCTATCTTCGGCCCTCAGCTTCTCTCTATCTAATGCACCACCACAGcaattcatatatatatatatatatatagaacgTATGTCAGGCCAGTCCATGATACATGATGCCAAAATGGGGCCAGTGTTCTGATGTAACCATTTTGTGTGGCTCCCACATGTGATAGTGCTTTTATGTAAAAATAACCTACATTATTACTTTATTATTTGGCCCTTTGATACGTACCtgcaaatttttgaaaaacgaAAATATCTCAATTAAGTGGGGTCGCTTGCCATCCTAACTCCAAGGCTGTACACCAAGTTGTGCTCATTGGTAGCAACAACATGTTTTGTGGTATGTTTTCGGAAcattaggaagaaaaaaaaaaaaaaagtaaatagcAAACATTCCTGTTATAAATGcgtttaaataaattttttttttctttacatttttgaagatcttggacttgttgaacAATGCTTcaccatctttcttctgcacctCAATCATCTTCTTTATTCAAACCTTTCTTCAATCCCTCAGTTACATTTCTTCATCCAATGATCACATGCTCTAGAGCGGGCCCCCTTAAACCACTAGCTTTCTACAACGAAATATCCTCTGCTGGAACCAATTGAACAAACTTACTATAGAGTCAATCTGTGAAATACCCCTGTTGATGTCAAGCTATGCAGGATGAATTTAATGCTCTTCTTCACAATGGTAGATGTGGTTTGGTCCCTTCCATACCTAATCATAACATcaattggttgtaaatgggttttCCGCCTCAAGTGCCATGAAGATGATTCCATCAAACGTTGTAAAGCACGATTGGTCATCACAAGTTTTCATCAACGACTTGATCTTGAGTCTCTTGACTATACTGAGACCTTTAATTAGTTTGATAATTATGCTGATGACAATTCACGTAGTTCTCTCTTCGGCAGTTTCATTTCACTAGACGTTAAAGCAATTTGATATCCAAAATGCCTTCTTGCACGACGATCTTTCGGAGCTAGTATTCATGTCTCAACCATCAGGCTTTGTTGACCCGTTAATCGGACTTTAGTGTGTCATCTTTGCAAGTCTTTGTATGGGATCAAACAAGCACCGCGCGCCTTGTATACATGCCTCAAAGGCTTTCTCATCTCCGATGTGTTTGTCGCCTCCAAGACGGAtacctcattttttttatttaccaaaCTCCAATTGAGTGTCGGTGGCATAGCAGTTGCTTTCAAGGCTGAAACCCCGATTTGTATATTCATAAGGGTACTATCCGTACTTTTTCATTTTACTCTTTAAACTTTATTCAGTATCATAACTGCTGAAATTATGTTACCACGAGCGTGAAGAATTGAAGATTCTTTGCAGAAATAACCGCTGGCTGCATGCATGGTTTGATTGGAATTCAAATGTGCAACTGCCCCAAGCCAGTTATGGGCATTTAGTGCCATAACTGATTGATGGGATGAGCCATGTGAAAATCGTGAGACTGAAGAAGCACATGTTGGCTACCATCGTTCTTGGCACCAGTAGTTGTAGGTGTTGGTGTTTCCTCATCTACGTTGATGACCTACTCCTGACTAGTAATAATTCTTCAGCTACCAATGCTCTTGTTCGTGCTTTACCTACACACTTTGCGCTCAAATAATTAAGAGCTCTACATTATTTTCTTGGAGTGGAGGTCTCTTGGACTTTGGCTGGTCTATTTCTTAGTCAAAAAAAAGTATATTACAAACCTTCTTCAAAGATCCAATGTGGCAGGGGCCAAACCGATTTGGGACTCCGCTTTCATTATCTTTTGGTACCCCTCTCACCGATGGAACTGAGTTTTGTCGTGTTGTTGGAGCCTTACAGTACCTTATCATAACATACCCTAACCTCAGTTTTGTTGTGAATCGTGTTGCTCAGTTTATGCACAGTCTTACCGATGCTCATTGGATTGCTGTAAAAAGAATACTTCGGTATATTAAGCATACAATCACCAATGGTCTCTTCTGCCGCAACCAGTCGCATTCTATTTCTCTTGTTGCCTATTCGGAAGCAGATTGGGTCGGTTGTCCAATGGATCAACGTTCAACTACAAGttacaatatttttttcttggttc harbors:
- the LOC122657632 gene encoding protein NRT1/ PTR FAMILY 5.10-like isoform X1, translating into MDTTPLLSDTVEGAVDHKGGPAIRSKTGRWRSALFIIGVEVAERFSYCGIGGNLITYLTGPLQQSTVTATVNVNTWSGVASMLPLLGAFVADGYLGRYRTILFASLLYVLGLSLLTLSAVLPSFIPSSCDNNNNNSTSTTSCRPPQYQIIFFFSSLYIVALAQGGHKPCVQAFGADQFDGQHPEESKSKSSFFNWWFFGLFSGILCTNLILTYIQDNLNWGFGFGIPCVCMIVALAVFLLGTNTYRYSFSVDNDNPFRRIAQVFVSAAKNWRATPPTVVTVDDEEGGDQTLLLPGANQFRFLDKALMATASENSKKGWVVCSVNQVEEAKALLRLGPIWATCLVFAIVNIQSITLFTKQATTMDRKIGSSGFQIPPASLQTFISLSIVLFMPFYDRVLVPIARDFTKKPSGITMLQRIGTGIVLSMIAMVVAALVERERLQIAIEAKIVNIPEATVPMSVWWLVPQYILFGIADAFTRVGLQEFFYDQMPKDLRSVGLALFISVFGVGSFLSSFLISAIETLTGENKDSWFSNNLNRAHLDYFYWLLAGLSSLGFLFYLHFAKSYVYNRGYNI